Proteins encoded within one genomic window of Halorussus salilacus:
- the pan1 gene encoding proteasome-activating nucleotidase Pan1 → MTDTVEDVDLPYDEESASQQEKIEALQERLEVLESQNEEMRDKLLDANAENNKYQQKLERLTHENKKLKQSPLFVATVQEMTDEGVIIKQHGNNQEAVTEVTDEMREELEPDSRVAVNNSLSIVKTLDNETDVRARVMQVEESPEVTYEDIGGLEEQMQEVRETVEMPLENPDMFGEVGIDPPSGVLLYGPPGTGKTMLAKAVANQTDATFIKMAGSELVHKFIGEGAKLVRDLFEVARQHEPAVLFIDEIDAIAAKRTDSKTSGDAEVQRTMMQLLSEMDGFEDRGEIRIIAATNRFDMLDRAILRPGRFDRLIEVPKPNLEGREKIYRIHTRDMNVADDVDFEKLAKDSEDASGADIKAVCTEAGMFAIRDDRTEITMADFENAKSKIDAEDEDEEISKTFA, encoded by the coding sequence ATGACCGACACCGTGGAAGACGTCGATCTCCCGTACGACGAGGAGAGCGCGTCCCAACAGGAGAAGATCGAGGCGTTACAGGAACGGCTCGAAGTCCTCGAATCCCAGAACGAGGAGATGCGCGACAAGCTCCTGGATGCCAACGCGGAGAACAACAAGTACCAGCAGAAGCTCGAACGGCTCACTCACGAGAACAAGAAGCTCAAGCAGTCCCCGCTGTTCGTCGCCACCGTCCAAGAGATGACCGACGAGGGCGTCATCATCAAACAGCACGGCAACAACCAGGAGGCGGTCACGGAAGTGACCGACGAGATGCGTGAGGAGCTCGAACCCGACAGCCGGGTCGCTGTCAACAACTCTCTGTCTATCGTCAAGACCCTCGACAACGAGACCGACGTGCGCGCTAGAGTCATGCAGGTCGAGGAGAGCCCCGAGGTCACCTACGAGGACATCGGCGGTCTCGAAGAGCAGATGCAGGAGGTACGGGAGACGGTCGAGATGCCCCTCGAAAATCCCGACATGTTCGGCGAGGTCGGCATCGACCCGCCCAGCGGCGTCCTCCTCTACGGCCCGCCCGGCACCGGCAAGACGATGCTGGCGAAGGCGGTCGCGAACCAGACCGACGCCACCTTCATCAAGATGGCTGGCTCCGAACTGGTCCACAAGTTCATCGGTGAGGGCGCGAAGCTGGTCCGGGACCTCTTCGAGGTCGCCCGCCAGCACGAGCCCGCCGTGCTGTTCATCGACGAGATAGACGCCATCGCGGCCAAGCGGACCGACTCGAAGACCTCGGGGGATGCCGAGGTCCAGCGGACGATGATGCAACTGCTCTCGGAGATGGACGGCTTCGAGGACCGCGGGGAGATTCGCATCATCGCCGCCACGAATCGCTTCGACATGCTCGACCGCGCCATCCTCCGGCCCGGCCGCTTCGACCGCCTCATCGAGGTCCCCAAGCCGAACCTCGAAGGCCGCGAGAAGATCTACCGCATCCACACCCGCGACATGAACGTCGCCGACGACGTGGACTTCGAGAAGCTCGCGAAGGACTCCGAGGACGCCTCGGGTGCCGACATCAAGGCGGTCTGCACCGAGGCGGGGATGTTCGCCATCCGCGACGACCGGACCGAGATCACGATGGCCGACTTCGAGAACGCCAAGTCCAAGATCGACGCCGAGGACGAGGACGAGGAAATCTCGAAGACCTTCGCGTAG
- a CDS encoding MarR family transcriptional regulator has product MSTSETTRADESRLTGENVTESIRDLPPSAKLVAKVLEYNDTLTQSQIAEESLLPDRTVRYALNRLDDEGLVDSRFSFSDARKRLYSLDLE; this is encoded by the coding sequence ATGAGCACCTCAGAAACCACGCGAGCCGACGAAAGCCGCCTCACGGGGGAGAACGTGACCGAATCAATCCGGGACCTCCCGCCGAGCGCGAAGCTGGTCGCCAAGGTACTGGAGTACAACGACACCCTGACCCAGAGCCAGATCGCCGAGGAGTCGCTGCTCCCCGACCGGACGGTCCGATACGCGCTGAATCGACTCGACGACGAGGGACTGGTGGACTCGCGGTTCTCGTTCTCGGACGCCCGCAAGCGCCTCTACTCGCTAGATCTGGAGTAG
- the mre11 gene encoding DNA double-strand break repair protein Mre11 — translation MTRVIHTGDTHLGYRQYHSPERRADFLQAFEQVIDDAIAEDVDAVVHAGDLFHDRRPDLSALHGTISVLRTLRDADIPFLAIVGNHEGTRGRQWLDLFEMLGLATRLGDEPEVIGETAFYGLDHVPKSKREDLDYDFSDHDRDHAALVSHGLFEPFDLGDWDAEEVLTEANLDFDAMLLGDNHKPGRKEVAGAWVTYCGSTERCSTDEREDRGYNIVEFDGEVSITRRGLDATRDFAFVSVDLGEDEGIDRVREAVREYDLDDAVAVIEIEGEGEQVTPARVEEFALEEGALVARVKDRREVEESDEDVEVSFADPDDAVRERVRDLGLSEAARDIDETVRASKVADSNVRESVRNRVSAVMEEGDLTAFESAPDDGGPEDESTDAEPTDAEPTDPRGEPEPADAESGPAESKPESDEPAADAEPTDATDDQRSMEEYL, via the coding sequence ATGACACGGGTGATACACACGGGGGACACCCATCTCGGGTACCGCCAGTACCACTCCCCCGAGCGACGGGCCGACTTCCTCCAAGCGTTCGAGCAGGTGATAGACGACGCCATCGCCGAGGATGTGGACGCGGTGGTCCACGCGGGCGACCTGTTCCACGACCGGCGGCCCGACCTGTCGGCCCTCCACGGCACCATCTCGGTCCTCCGAACGCTCCGTGATGCGGACATCCCGTTCCTCGCCATCGTCGGCAACCACGAGGGGACGCGGGGCCGCCAGTGGCTCGACCTCTTCGAGATGCTGGGGCTCGCCACGCGCCTCGGCGACGAACCCGAAGTAATCGGCGAGACCGCCTTCTACGGCCTCGACCACGTCCCCAAGTCGAAGCGCGAGGACCTCGACTACGACTTTTCGGACCACGACCGGGACCACGCCGCGCTGGTGAGCCACGGCCTGTTCGAACCCTTCGACCTCGGCGACTGGGACGCCGAGGAGGTGCTGACCGAGGCCAACCTCGACTTCGACGCGATGCTGTTGGGCGACAACCACAAGCCCGGCCGGAAGGAGGTCGCGGGCGCGTGGGTCACCTACTGCGGGTCGACCGAGCGCTGTAGCACCGACGAGCGCGAGGACCGGGGGTACAACATCGTGGAGTTCGACGGCGAGGTCTCAATCACCCGACGAGGGCTCGACGCTACCCGAGACTTCGCGTTCGTCTCGGTCGACCTCGGCGAGGACGAGGGCATCGACCGCGTCCGCGAGGCGGTCCGTGAGTACGACCTCGACGACGCGGTCGCCGTCATCGAAATCGAGGGCGAGGGCGAGCAGGTCACGCCCGCACGCGTCGAGGAGTTCGCGCTGGAGGAGGGCGCGCTCGTCGCTCGCGTCAAGGACCGCCGGGAGGTCGAGGAGAGCGACGAGGACGTCGAGGTGTCCTTTGCCGACCCCGACGACGCGGTCCGAGAGCGCGTCCGGGACCTCGGACTCAGCGAGGCCGCCCGGGATATCGACGAGACGGTGCGGGCGAGCAAGGTCGCCGACTCGAACGTCCGCGAGTCGGTCCGGAATCGCGTGAGCGCCGTGATGGAGGAAGGCGACCTCACGGCGTTCGAGTCCGCGCCCGACGACGGTGGCCCCGAGGACGAATCGACCGACGCCGAACCGACCGACGCCGAACCGACCGACCCCAGAGGCGAACCCGAACCGGCCGACGCTGAATCCGGACCGGCCGAGTCGAAGCCCGAATCCGACGAACCGGCGGCCGACGCCGAACCGACCGACGCTACCGACGACCAGCGTTCGATGGAGGAGTACCTATGA
- the rad50 gene encoding DNA double-strand break repair ATPase Rad50 — MKFERVRLHNFKCYAEADLRLDAGVTVIHGLNGSGKSSLLEACFFALYGATALDRTLDDVVTIGAEEAEIELWFTHEGGDYHVRRRIRATGERAQTAECVLETPDDTVDGARDVREEITRLFRMDSEAFVNCAYVRQGEVNKLINATPGQRQDMIDDLLQLGKLEEYRERASDARLGVKSVLDDKRGSLSELDAQVEAKEEKDLHARLNDLESDLEEVEADIEDFEDNRETARKTRDQAIEVLDSYEEKREELESLEDDIEELESEIGETEQERVEHAERVRELRECIEDREAEVEDLLSETALDSADEDAIEARIDELDAEDEDLAADLNDAKTQAQMFGNQADNLADRAEEFESRAERKREDAADLDAEAEEAEADLERRREKRGQLDDDIETEMAKFEDAPVEFGDAEAYLEGRREARADLRSRIQDVKADLQSARDGVAEAESLLEEGRCPECGQPVEDSPHVDSLAEDRERVDDLESELADLRERADDLADAVERAEALAEAEREVDRLRENRELAAQSVTDREETVAEKREEAESLREEADELDAEAEEKREDAEGLREKAAEHRETVEDLEAEREKLADERERIAEIRELRADIADAEDDIERHREKRASLADQNDLRRERLADKRDRRADLREAYDEEKVESARDDRERAENYLEQVEAKLEELRDRRDDLQSRIGGVKSEIEELEGLRERREELAEQVESLESLRDETADLQEMYGDLRAELRQRNVDHLEGMLNEVFDLIYQNDSYARIELDGEYELTVYQKDGEPLDPEQLSGGERALFNLSLRCAIYRLLAEGIEGGAPMPPLILDEPTVFLDSGHVSQLVELVESMRELGVEQIVVVSHDDELVAAADDVVWVEKDSVSNRSTVERRDAVLEAAD, encoded by the coding sequence ATGAAGTTCGAGCGCGTCCGCCTGCACAACTTCAAGTGCTACGCCGAGGCCGACCTCCGACTCGACGCCGGAGTGACGGTCATCCACGGGCTCAACGGGAGCGGGAAGTCCTCCCTGCTGGAAGCCTGCTTCTTCGCGCTCTACGGCGCGACGGCGCTCGACAGGACCCTCGACGACGTGGTCACCATCGGGGCCGAGGAGGCCGAAATCGAGCTGTGGTTCACCCACGAGGGCGGCGACTACCACGTTCGCAGGCGGATTCGGGCGACGGGCGAGCGCGCCCAGACCGCCGAGTGCGTGCTCGAAACGCCCGACGACACCGTCGACGGCGCGCGCGACGTGCGCGAGGAGATAACCCGGCTGTTCCGGATGGACTCGGAGGCGTTCGTCAACTGCGCGTACGTCCGGCAGGGCGAGGTCAACAAGCTCATCAACGCCACGCCGGGCCAGCGCCAGGACATGATCGACGACCTCCTCCAGCTCGGGAAGCTGGAGGAGTACCGCGAGCGCGCCAGCGACGCCCGCCTCGGGGTCAAGAGCGTGCTGGACGACAAGCGCGGGAGCCTCTCGGAACTCGACGCTCAAGTCGAGGCCAAAGAGGAAAAGGACCTCCACGCCCGTCTCAACGACCTCGAATCCGACCTCGAGGAGGTCGAGGCCGACATCGAGGACTTCGAGGACAACCGCGAGACCGCCCGGAAGACCCGCGATCAGGCCATAGAGGTGCTCGACTCCTACGAGGAGAAGCGCGAGGAGCTCGAATCGCTCGAAGACGACATCGAGGAACTGGAGTCCGAGATCGGCGAGACCGAACAGGAGCGAGTCGAACACGCCGAGCGCGTGCGAGAGCTCCGCGAGTGCATCGAGGACCGCGAAGCCGAAGTCGAGGACCTGCTCTCGGAGACCGCCCTCGACTCGGCCGACGAGGACGCCATCGAGGCCCGAATCGACGAACTCGACGCCGAGGACGAGGACCTCGCGGCCGACCTCAACGACGCGAAGACGCAGGCCCAGATGTTCGGCAATCAGGCCGACAACCTCGCCGACCGGGCCGAGGAGTTCGAGTCGCGGGCCGAACGGAAGCGCGAGGACGCCGCCGACCTCGACGCCGAGGCCGAGGAGGCCGAGGCCGACCTCGAACGGCGCCGCGAGAAGCGCGGCCAGTTGGACGACGACATCGAGACCGAGATGGCGAAGTTCGAGGACGCACCGGTCGAGTTCGGCGACGCGGAGGCGTACCTCGAAGGCCGACGCGAGGCTCGCGCCGACCTCCGAAGCCGGATTCAGGACGTGAAAGCCGACCTCCAGAGCGCCCGCGACGGCGTGGCGGAGGCCGAGTCGCTCCTCGAAGAAGGCAGGTGTCCCGAGTGCGGCCAGCCCGTCGAGGACTCGCCGCACGTCGATTCGCTCGCCGAGGACCGCGAGCGCGTCGACGACCTCGAATCCGAACTCGCCGACCTCCGCGAGCGAGCCGACGACCTCGCCGACGCGGTCGAACGCGCCGAAGCACTCGCGGAAGCCGAGCGGGAAGTCGACCGGCTCCGCGAGAACCGCGAGCTGGCCGCCCAATCGGTCACGGACCGAGAGGAGACCGTCGCCGAGAAGCGCGAGGAGGCCGAGTCGCTCCGGGAGGAGGCCGACGAACTCGACGCCGAGGCCGAGGAGAAGCGCGAGGACGCCGAAGGCCTCCGCGAGAAGGCCGCGGAGCACCGCGAGACTGTCGAGGACCTCGAAGCCGAGCGCGAGAAACTGGCCGACGAGCGCGAGCGAATCGCCGAGATTCGGGAGCTACGCGCCGACATCGCCGACGCGGAGGACGACATCGAGCGCCACCGCGAGAAGCGTGCGAGTCTCGCAGACCAGAACGACCTCCGCCGCGAGCGGCTCGCCGACAAGCGCGACCGTCGGGCCGACCTCCGGGAGGCCTACGACGAGGAGAAGGTCGAATCGGCCCGCGACGACAGAGAGCGCGCCGAGAACTATCTGGAGCAGGTCGAGGCGAAGTTGGAGGAGCTACGCGACCGGCGCGACGACCTTCAGAGCCGCATCGGCGGCGTGAAGAGCGAGATAGAGGAACTCGAAGGTCTGCGCGAGCGCCGCGAGGAACTGGCCGAGCAGGTCGAGTCACTGGAGTCGCTACGCGACGAGACCGCCGACCTCCAAGAGATGTACGGCGACCTCCGGGCGGAACTCCGCCAGCGCAACGTCGACCACCTCGAAGGGATGCTCAACGAGGTGTTCGACCTGATATACCAGAACGACTCGTACGCGCGCATCGAGCTCGACGGCGAGTACGAACTCACCGTCTACCAGAAGGACGGCGAACCACTCGACCCCGAACAGCTGTCGGGCGGCGAGCGCGCGCTGTTCAATCTCAGCCTCCGGTGTGCCATCTATCGCCTGCTCGCGGAGGGCATCGAGGGCGGCGCGCCGATGCCGCCGCTCATCCTCGACGAGCCGACCGTTTTCCTCGACTCGGGCCACGTCTCACAGCTCGTGGAACTGGTCGAGTCGATGCGCGAGCTGGGCGTCGAGCAGATCGTCGTCGTGAGCCACGACGACGAACTGGTCGCCGCGGCCGACGACGTGGTGTGGGTCGAGAAGGACTCGGTCTCGAACCGCTCGACCGTCGAGCGCCGGGACGCGGTGCTGGAGGCCGCCGACTGA